Proteins found in one Anabas testudineus chromosome 1, fAnaTes1.2, whole genome shotgun sequence genomic segment:
- the LOC113162222 gene encoding GTP-binding protein Rhes-like produces MAYIKTTDINPRTTAKPAQAYKTSHRRFCPVYCATEMGSISTGAQSTSIPVPLQLSCSTIDAPQNQFHGNMDGQCAGTSKVLLAYKNASQHLSSSGIKAGLGMLKLATSQWKKDKKTRSGATLRQLPTANHPCKTSPLDQLAALVLHGQTGNLQIGQEQLSSTKPQNCKRIVVLGAPRVGKTSILRRYLRDGFVEEYNPTSEDFLRKLFRIRGETYQIDILDASRERDFPAKRRLSILTGDIFLLVFSLDDRSSFEEVCALRAEILAAKSKLTKSVPEQCAPLRVPLLVCANKVDLLESERAISQAEVLQALGEQCAYFETSAKDSTNLDKLFETLAKRGGLPTETGPSQHRKVSLRSYQAMRMERVMGKGTQTPCGALYPLARRPSFSTDLRQVIGPHTTRKSGKALEKCQIQ; encoded by the exons ATGGCCTATATAAAGACAACTGACATCAATCCCCGCACCACAGCCAAGCCTGCGCAGGCCTATAAAACATCTCATCGCAGATTCTGCCCAGTGTATTGTGCGACCGAAATGGGCAGCATCTCGACCGGTGCACAGAGCACATCTATCCCTGTCCCGCTGCAGCTCAGCTGCTCCACAATAGATGCACCCCAGAACCAGTTTCATGGTAATATGGACGGGCAGTGCGCCGGGACATCCAAAGTGTTACTGGCTTACAAAAACGCGTCGCAGCACCTGAGTTCGTCAGGGATTAAAGCGGGCTTGGGGATGCTCAAACTGGCCACGTCTCAGTGGAAAAAGGACAAGAAGACGCGCTCAGGAGCAACATTAAGGCAACTGCCCACTGCCAACCATCCTTGTAAGACATCACCACTGGATCAGCTCGCAGCTCTCGTACTGCACGGCCAAACAGGGAACCTCCAGATTGGTCAGGAGCAATTGTCTTCGACCAAACCACAGAACTGTAAGCGCATTGTGGTTCTTGGCGCGCCACGAGTCGGCAAAACCTCCATCCTAAGACGATATCTTCGGGATGGATTTGTGGAGGAGTACAATCCCACTTCGGAGGATTTCCTCAGGAAACTGTTTCGTATCCGAGGGGAGACTTATCAAATTGACATCCTAGATGCATCCAGGGAAAGAGACTTTCCAGCCAAGCGGCGTCTGTCTATCCTCACTG GAGACATTTTCCTTCTAGTCTTCAGTCTCGATGACCGAAGCTCTTTCGAAGAGGTGTGCGCCCTGCGAGCGGAGATTCTGGCTGCTAAATCCAAACTCACCAAATCGGTGCCAGAGCAGTGCGCACCGCTACGGGTTCCCCTGCTGGTCTGCGCTAACAAGGTGGATCTCCTGGAGTCGGAGAGAGCAATATCTCAAGCTGAGGTGCTCCAAGCGCTCGGCGAGCAGTGCGCTTACTTCGAAACGTCTGCGAAGGACAGCACTAATCTAGATAAACTCTTTGAGACTCTGGCAAAACGAGGCGGGCTCCCGACTGAAACCGGTCCGTCTCAGCATCGCAAAGTCTCGCTCCGTTCGTACCAGGCAATGCGCATGGAGCGTGTGATGGGGAAGGGGACCCAGACGCCGTGCGGCGCCCTGTACCCACTGGCCCGTCGACCGAGTTTTAGTACGGATCTCCGACAAGTCATTGGACCACATACGACCAGAAAGTCCGGCAAAGCGCTTGAGAAGTGTCAGATTCAGTGA